The Paraburkholderia sp. SOS3 genome includes a region encoding these proteins:
- a CDS encoding tetratricopeptide repeat protein has translation MRKPFIAFLTAACLSLSLIAGGAYAAVPTATQVETAIQQQNWQKAGSELQEVLNAHPDNARAHYLYAQVLDQQGRSADALKQIEQAKTLDPQVRFTDPGRFAQTEARIRSDAARVNATQTNTTHNPFAQQSSGGDQRAAYAPEAAQHHGPSTGMWIGIVVVIAAIALVLRWTLRRARSQSDSNADDERREQLKRATELLNAVRSLKLDVRLSTAPGHEQLEKEVEGTEAQLRGVVEGLSDRKNPVPPYQIDELERQVASLKARAEGRPDPNAATAASAQNYSSESSYAREADANFGRQVPPGQPPYPYPPQQQQPPVIIQQGGGGFGGGMGGLLTGVLLGEALNSGRDRVIERDVIVDDDERRRGGGGGDNGSIDFGQGSNDWDDGSGGGGGDVDMGSDDSGGWNDT, from the coding sequence ATGAGAAAACCGTTTATAGCCTTTCTGACCGCCGCGTGTCTGTCGCTGTCGCTCATCGCGGGCGGCGCTTATGCCGCGGTGCCGACCGCGACGCAGGTCGAAACGGCGATCCAGCAGCAGAACTGGCAGAAAGCCGGCAGCGAGCTGCAGGAAGTGCTCAACGCGCATCCGGACAACGCGCGCGCGCACTACCTGTACGCGCAGGTACTCGACCAGCAGGGCCGCTCCGCGGACGCGCTCAAGCAGATCGAACAGGCGAAGACGCTCGATCCGCAGGTGCGCTTCACCGACCCGGGCCGCTTCGCGCAAACGGAAGCGCGCATCCGCAGCGACGCGGCGCGCGTGAACGCGACGCAGACGAATACGACGCACAATCCGTTCGCGCAGCAGTCGTCGGGCGGCGACCAGCGAGCGGCGTACGCGCCGGAAGCTGCGCAGCACCATGGACCGTCGACCGGCATGTGGATCGGCATCGTCGTGGTCATTGCGGCCATCGCGCTGGTCCTGCGCTGGACCTTGCGCCGCGCGCGTTCGCAAAGCGATTCGAATGCCGACGACGAACGGCGCGAGCAATTGAAGCGCGCGACCGAGCTGCTGAACGCGGTGCGTTCGCTGAAGCTCGACGTGCGGCTATCGACCGCACCGGGCCATGAGCAGCTCGAAAAAGAAGTCGAAGGCACGGAAGCGCAATTGCGCGGCGTGGTCGAGGGCTTGTCCGATCGCAAGAATCCGGTGCCGCCGTATCAGATCGACGAACTCGAACGGCAGGTTGCGAGTTTGAAAGCGCGCGCCGAGGGACGTCCCGATCCGAATGCGGCAACGGCGGCGTCGGCGCAAAACTATTCGAGCGAGTCGTCCTACGCGCGTGAAGCAGATGCGAATTTCGGCCGGCAAGTGCCGCCGGGACAGCCACCCTACCCTTATCCGCCACAACAACAGCAGCCGCCCGTGATCATCCAGCAAGGCGGCGGCGGATTCGGCGGCGGCATGGGCGGACTGCTGACGGGCGTATTGCTCGGCGAAGCGCTGAACTCAGGGCGCGACCGCGTGATCGAACGCGACGTGATCGTCGACGACGACGAGCGTCGTCGCGGCGGTGGCGGCGGCGACAACGGATCGATCGACTTCGGCCAGGGCTCGAACGATTGGGACGATGGCAGCGGCGGTGGCGGCGGCGATGTCGATATGGGCAGCGACGATTCGGGCGGATGGAACGATACCTGA
- a CDS encoding polyamine ABC transporter substrate-binding protein: MNKLVLGRLVAAVALCAAPWLPAAAKDTQLNVYNWSDYIAKDTIPNFEKQTGVKVKYDNYDSDDTLQAKLLTGNSGYDIVVPTSNYAGKQIAAGIFAPLDKSKIPNLKYLDPSLMALVAGADPGNQYTVPWAYGTTGLGYNVTKVQQILGKNVPLDNWDILFKPENISKLKACGVSVLDAPDQMFAAALHYMGKDPMSTNPADYRAALQMLKKIRPYITQFNSSGYINDLVGGDICFAYGWSGDVVIAKHRTLEAKKPYKVEYYIPKGGAPVWFDVMAIPKDAKNKEAALEWINYIETPQVHAAITNAVYYPSANLEARKYVDKDVANDPAVYPPPDVVKTLFLLKPLPPEIQRLQTRLWTELKSGR; encoded by the coding sequence ATGAATAAACTGGTGTTGGGCCGGTTGGTTGCGGCGGTTGCGCTGTGTGCCGCGCCCTGGTTGCCGGCCGCGGCAAAAGATACGCAATTGAATGTGTACAACTGGTCGGACTACATCGCCAAGGACACTATTCCGAACTTCGAGAAGCAGACCGGCGTCAAGGTCAAGTACGACAACTACGACAGCGACGACACGCTGCAGGCCAAGCTCCTGACCGGCAATTCGGGCTACGACATCGTCGTGCCGACCAGCAACTACGCGGGCAAGCAGATCGCCGCCGGCATCTTCGCGCCGCTCGATAAATCGAAGATCCCGAACCTCAAGTATCTCGACCCGTCGCTGATGGCGCTCGTCGCCGGCGCCGACCCGGGCAATCAGTACACGGTGCCCTGGGCCTACGGCACGACCGGCCTCGGTTACAACGTGACGAAGGTGCAGCAGATTCTCGGCAAGAACGTGCCGCTCGACAACTGGGACATCCTGTTCAAGCCCGAAAACATTTCGAAGCTGAAGGCGTGCGGCGTGTCGGTGCTCGACGCGCCGGACCAGATGTTCGCGGCCGCGCTGCACTATATGGGCAAGGACCCGATGAGCACGAACCCGGCCGACTACCGGGCCGCGCTCCAGATGCTGAAGAAAATCCGCCCGTACATCACGCAGTTCAACTCGTCGGGCTATATCAACGACCTCGTCGGCGGCGACATCTGTTTCGCGTACGGCTGGTCGGGCGACGTCGTGATTGCCAAGCATCGCACGCTCGAGGCGAAGAAGCCGTACAAGGTCGAGTATTACATTCCGAAGGGTGGCGCGCCAGTCTGGTTCGACGTGATGGCGATCCCGAAGGATGCGAAGAACAAGGAAGCCGCGCTCGAGTGGATCAACTACATCGAGACGCCGCAGGTGCACGCGGCGATCACGAACGCCGTCTACTATCCGAGCGCGAACCTCGAAGCGCGCAAGTATGTGGACAAGGACGTCGCCAACGACCCGGCCGTGTATCCACCGCCCGACGTCGTGAAGACGCTGTTCCTGCTCAAGCCGTTGCCGCCTGAGATCCAGCGCCTGCAGACGCGGCTCTGGACGGAGCTCAAATCCGGCCGGTAA
- a CDS encoding ShlB/FhaC/HecB family hemolysin secretion/activation protein, translated as MRYFSRTTFATAACLSFASVASYAQSEPVFVPLPGSDVQRMQRQQIDATNTTGTLGDALKPGDLAPAAPDLAHLPTETPCFEIRKIELDGNPFDWLASLLQPVAGQCVGPNGLKIIQDAAANALIQRGYITARVQIPPQSLNDGTLTLQVAPGRVGEIRTDDTNHAAAGWLPAALPTHGDALLDQRDIDQALENLRRLPSQADASFDIVPGAQPGQSDVVLHPGTGRRWHAAIGYDNAGLDATGKNRVSGSFTFDSPLHLYDQVQVSGTVNANAAAKDQGNDFAAVSYSVPLGYAMLSFDASRSHYLQPSATVFGPIEYSGIQKNAGVKLSGVVQRSTHSRTEVRARLFRAINDNYFADIPIDVQSRDIYGYELGVSHRHYFGNVQVDAAAGWRASLPGISRNTGYAVSDSPFTGHTEVETASLSVLAPFRIGSQPFSYQFGWSMQNARTPLWAPDYFMIGTRYAVRGFDQQTTLAAESGWAVSNELDWYVPTSVGVQALYTGIDAGRVRGPTAPYLAGNTLVGMVAGIKGTLAPKNVFGTTVNYDVSVGWPLYKPSGFPNRSPTMLVQVSALI; from the coding sequence GTGCGGTACTTTAGCAGGACCACTTTTGCGACGGCTGCGTGCCTGTCGTTCGCCAGCGTGGCGTCGTATGCGCAAAGCGAGCCGGTTTTTGTGCCGCTGCCCGGTTCGGACGTTCAGCGGATGCAGCGGCAGCAGATCGACGCGACGAACACGACCGGTACGCTCGGCGATGCGCTGAAGCCCGGCGATCTCGCCCCCGCGGCGCCCGACCTCGCCCATCTGCCCACCGAAACGCCCTGCTTCGAGATTCGCAAGATCGAACTCGACGGCAATCCGTTCGACTGGCTCGCATCGTTGCTGCAGCCGGTGGCCGGTCAATGCGTCGGGCCCAACGGCCTCAAGATCATACAGGACGCCGCAGCCAACGCACTGATCCAACGCGGCTACATCACCGCGCGCGTGCAGATTCCGCCGCAATCGCTGAACGACGGCACGCTGACGCTGCAAGTGGCGCCGGGCCGCGTCGGCGAGATACGCACGGACGACACGAACCACGCCGCGGCCGGCTGGCTGCCGGCTGCGCTGCCGACTCACGGCGACGCGCTGCTCGACCAGCGCGACATCGATCAGGCGCTCGAGAACTTGCGGCGCCTGCCTTCGCAAGCGGACGCAAGCTTCGATATCGTGCCGGGCGCGCAACCGGGTCAATCCGACGTTGTTTTGCATCCGGGCACCGGCAGGCGTTGGCATGCGGCAATCGGCTACGACAACGCGGGCCTCGATGCCACGGGCAAGAACAGAGTGTCCGGGTCGTTCACGTTCGATTCCCCACTGCATCTGTACGACCAGGTACAGGTGTCCGGCACGGTCAATGCGAATGCCGCCGCGAAGGACCAAGGCAACGACTTTGCCGCGGTCTCATATAGCGTGCCGCTCGGCTACGCCATGCTCAGCTTCGACGCGAGTCGTTCGCACTATTTGCAGCCCAGCGCGACCGTGTTCGGTCCGATCGAATACTCAGGCATCCAGAAGAACGCCGGTGTCAAGCTGTCGGGCGTTGTACAGCGCAGCACGCATTCGCGCACCGAAGTGCGCGCGCGGCTTTTTCGCGCGATCAACGACAACTATTTCGCCGATATTCCGATCGACGTGCAAAGCCGCGACATCTACGGCTATGAACTCGGTGTGTCGCATCGCCATTACTTCGGCAATGTGCAGGTGGATGCCGCCGCGGGCTGGCGCGCTTCGTTGCCGGGCATTTCGCGCAATACCGGCTATGCGGTCAGCGACTCGCCGTTCACCGGCCATACCGAGGTCGAGACGGCGAGCCTCTCGGTGCTCGCGCCGTTTCGCATCGGCAGCCAGCCGTTCTCGTACCAGTTTGGCTGGTCGATGCAGAACGCGCGCACGCCGTTGTGGGCACCGGACTATTTCATGATCGGCACACGCTACGCGGTGCGCGGCTTCGATCAACAGACGACGCTCGCGGCAGAAAGCGGCTGGGCCGTATCGAACGAACTCGACTGGTACGTGCCGACGTCCGTCGGCGTACAGGCGCTCTACACGGGCATCGACGCTGGACGCGTGCGCGGACCGACTGCACCGTACCTGGCGGGTAACACGCTGGTCGGGATGGTGGCGGGCATCAAAGGCACGCTGGCGCCGAAGAACGTGTTCGGCACGACCGTCAACTATGACGTGTCGGTCGGCTGGCCGCTCTACAAGCCGTCGGGCTTTCCGAATCGCTCGCCCACCATGCTGGTCCAGGTCAGCGCGCTGATCTAG
- a CDS encoding class I SAM-dependent methyltransferase has translation MPTFANSTQRFSDRVADYVKFRPTYPREIVTFLHDTCGLAPRARVADIGAGTGISAKLFLDAGHPVVAVEPNDAMRASADAWLAKYDAFSSVAGTAEATTLDDASVELVIAAQAFHWFDPVTARREFARILKPGGLIALMWNSRLLDGSPFLAGYEALLQRYGTDYQTVAERYGDDESMAAWFGTAFVQKGSFGNSQSLDFDGLKGRLMSSSYAPKQGHPNHEPMLAALRELFDRTQQGGSVEFAYETRVYVGYAAVAQ, from the coding sequence ATGCCGACGTTTGCCAATTCCACGCAGCGCTTTTCCGACCGCGTCGCCGACTACGTGAAGTTTCGCCCCACGTATCCGCGTGAAATCGTCACGTTTCTGCATGACACGTGCGGGCTTGCGCCACGCGCGCGCGTGGCCGATATCGGAGCCGGCACCGGCATCTCCGCAAAGCTTTTTCTCGATGCGGGCCATCCGGTCGTCGCGGTCGAGCCCAACGATGCGATGCGTGCGTCAGCCGATGCGTGGCTCGCGAAGTACGACGCTTTTTCGAGTGTCGCGGGCACCGCCGAGGCAACGACGCTCGATGACGCAAGCGTCGAACTCGTTATCGCCGCGCAGGCGTTTCACTGGTTCGATCCCGTCACCGCGCGCCGTGAGTTCGCACGCATCCTGAAGCCGGGCGGCCTGATCGCGCTGATGTGGAATAGCCGGCTGCTCGACGGCTCGCCTTTTCTTGCCGGATACGAGGCGCTGCTGCAGCGTTACGGCACCGACTATCAGACGGTTGCCGAGCGCTACGGCGACGATGAATCGATGGCCGCATGGTTCGGCACCGCGTTCGTTCAGAAGGGGAGCTTCGGGAACTCGCAGTCGCTCGATTTCGATGGGCTTAAAGGACGGCTTATGTCGTCGTCGTATGCGCCGAAGCAAGGACATCCGAATCACGAACCGATGCTGGCCGCGTTGCGTGAACTGTTCGATCGCACGCAGCAAGGCGGCAGTGTGGAATTCGCGTATGAGACGCGTGTGTACGTCGGATACGCTGCCGTCGCGCAGTAG
- a CDS encoding ABC transporter ATP-binding protein — protein MSDQSGAPAGAGALPPGNSAAADHAVENFVQIVDVVKKFGETVAVKGVNLSVKKGELFALLGSSGCGKSTLLRMLAGLETVTSGKILIDGEDLAHLPPYRRPTNMMFQSYALFPHMTVESNVAFGLKQEGVPKAELRERVHAALELVQMGRFAQRKPHQLSGGQQQRVALARSLVKRPKLLLLDEPMSALDKQIRQRTQIELVNILDQVGVTCIMVTHDQEEAMTMAGRLAVMSEGEIVQIGTPNEVYEYPNSRFSAEFIGSTNLFDGNVVEDEPDHVYIDTADLPVQMYVSHGITGPLGMPVTISVRPERIALTRKPPEGAFNWGKGVVTNIAYMGGYSLYHVKLDSGKTVVANVSSLALMEIETPTWGDEVYVRWSASAGVVLTS, from the coding sequence ATGAGCGATCAGTCTGGCGCGCCGGCGGGGGCCGGCGCGCTGCCTCCGGGCAATTCTGCCGCTGCGGATCACGCAGTGGAAAACTTCGTGCAGATCGTCGACGTCGTCAAGAAGTTCGGCGAGACGGTGGCCGTCAAGGGCGTGAACCTGTCCGTGAAAAAGGGCGAACTGTTCGCGCTGCTCGGCAGTTCGGGCTGTGGCAAGTCGACGCTGTTGCGCATGCTCGCGGGCCTTGAAACCGTCACGTCGGGCAAGATCCTGATCGACGGCGAGGATCTCGCGCACCTGCCGCCTTACCGCCGCCCGACCAACATGATGTTCCAGTCGTATGCGCTGTTCCCGCATATGACGGTCGAATCGAATGTCGCGTTCGGCCTGAAGCAGGAGGGCGTGCCGAAGGCCGAACTGCGCGAGCGCGTGCATGCGGCGCTCGAACTCGTGCAGATGGGTCGTTTCGCGCAGCGCAAGCCGCATCAGTTGTCGGGCGGCCAGCAGCAGCGCGTGGCGCTCGCGCGCAGCCTCGTCAAGCGGCCGAAGCTGCTGTTGCTCGACGAACCGATGTCGGCGCTCGACAAGCAGATCCGCCAGCGCACGCAGATCGAGCTCGTCAACATCCTCGATCAGGTCGGCGTGACCTGCATCATGGTCACGCACGACCAGGAAGAAGCGATGACGATGGCAGGCCGCCTCGCGGTGATGAGCGAAGGGGAGATCGTGCAGATCGGCACGCCGAACGAGGTCTACGAATACCCGAATAGCCGCTTCTCGGCGGAATTCATCGGCTCGACGAATCTGTTCGACGGCAATGTGGTCGAAGACGAGCCGGATCACGTGTATATCGACACGGCCGATCTGCCGGTGCAGATGTACGTGAGCCACGGCATTACCGGGCCGCTTGGCATGCCCGTGACGATCTCGGTGCGGCCCGAGCGCATTGCGCTCACGCGCAAGCCGCCCGAGGGCGCGTTCAACTGGGGCAAGGGCGTCGTGACGAACATCGCGTACATGGGCGGCTACTCGCTGTATCACGTCAAGCTCGACAGCGGCAAGACGGTGGTCGCGAACGTGTCGAGCCTCGCGTTGATGGAGATCGAAACGCCGACGTGGGGCGACGAGGTGTACGTGCGCTGGAGCGCATCGGCCGGCGTGGTGCTGACGTCATGA
- a CDS encoding ABC transporter permease subunit produces MKPNRWLQVLVLGIGFLFLYIPIVSLVVYSFNQSQLVTVWTRFSTRWYAALLQDDELIAAAWLSLRVALLTAFASVFIGTWAGFVLARMGRFRGFTLYTGMINAPLVIPEVIQGISLLLLFVEMAQWLGWPAGRGILTIWIGHVMLCMSYVAIIVQSRVRDLHPSLEEAALDLGATPLRVFFSVTLPLISQALVAGWLLSFTLSIDDLVLSAFLSGPGSTTLPLVVFSRVRLGLNPEMNALATLFIAVVSVGVVVANGFMQRAERRRLEMAV; encoded by the coding sequence ATGAAGCCGAATCGCTGGTTGCAGGTTCTGGTGTTGGGGATCGGGTTTTTGTTTTTGTATATCCCGATTGTGAGTCTTGTTGTTTACTCGTTCAATCAGTCGCAGCTCGTGACGGTGTGGACGCGGTTTTCTACGCGCTGGTATGCGGCGCTGCTGCAGGACGATGAGTTGATCGCCGCCGCGTGGCTGTCGTTGCGGGTCGCGTTGTTGACTGCGTTTGCTTCGGTTTTTATCGGCACGTGGGCGGGGTTTGTGCTTGCGCGGATGGGGCGGTTTCGTGGGTTTACGCTCTATACCGGGATGATCAATGCGCCTCTCGTGATTCCTGAAGTCATTCAGGGGATCTCGCTGCTGCTGCTGTTCGTCGAAATGGCGCAGTGGCTTGGGTGGCCTGCAGGGCGTGGCATTCTGACGATCTGGATCGGACATGTGATGCTTTGTATGTCGTATGTCGCGATCATCGTTCAGTCACGGGTTCGGGATTTGCATCCTTCGCTTGAGGAAGCCGCGCTTGATCTTGGGGCTACGCCTTTGAGGGTTTTCTTTAGCGTGACGCTGCCGTTGATTTCGCAAGCGCTGGTTGCAGGGTGGTTGCTCTCTTTCACTTTGTCTATCGACGATCTCGTGTTGTCGGCGTTTTTGTCTGGGCCTGGGTCGACTACTTTGCCTTTAGTCGTTTTTTCGCGCGTGCGGCTGGGGTTGAATCCGGAGATGAATGCGCTTGCGACTTTGTTTATTGCTGTTGTGTCTGTTGGGGTTGTGGTTGCTAATGGATTTATGCAGCGGGCTGAAAGACGCCGGCTTGAAATGGCCGTTTAG
- a CDS encoding two-partner secretion domain-containing protein codes for MSKQFNRSVYTQAGQAPLWFAARASAFAALCAFGMQPLVGSAQVAPVAGAGTTVGTSSAGVPVVNIVAPNTSGVSNNRFDRFNVGSNGLIVNNSVNAAQTQIGGGVQGNAQLGGRSAATVLMQVTSGAASQLLGKTEIAGQGANFVLANPAGISCSGCGFLNAPRVTLSTGTPILNANGALTGFDVKQGQIAINGAGLSASNSAVDLISRAMTINGQVQAASIDAIAGANRVDYQTKHATAQDGIGEKPAVAIDVQALGSMYGNGAVRLIGTEAGVGVRDNGKITSLTGDINVSANGDVTIGAPATMQAAGNLSVRGANVANGGTLDAARGVDVRADRAFANSGSISGVEGVGLTAGTAVTNGGRVDAGNLVVNGVESVANTGTLSASGDAQIAGTRVLLDNGSIKATGPLTLNAQTVTNQHGTLASARELNVFADRVDNTNGVLSAGTNASVQSSDRFTNANGMLTANGSVAFNGGTLDNANGKIAATQGMISASATNAVLNAGGSMQAGDALQLGAGSVDNARGTMSAGTKAVLNASFDLNNAGGSIEAGDTLFANVGSLSNDHGTMVAPHGTTIVTRDAGGPLPAPYDPNASGNAGWVDPSVNAGWVDPNAGSGWQNDNTARDPNAGQTYPAGNGGNAVQIDAASNPGWVDPNSPL; via the coding sequence ATGAGTAAGCAGTTCAATCGTTCCGTGTACACGCAGGCCGGGCAAGCACCGCTGTGGTTCGCTGCTCGCGCGAGCGCATTCGCCGCGCTGTGCGCGTTCGGCATGCAGCCGCTCGTCGGGAGCGCACAGGTCGCGCCGGTGGCTGGCGCGGGCACGACGGTCGGCACATCGTCGGCCGGCGTGCCGGTTGTCAACATCGTCGCGCCGAATACAAGCGGCGTGTCGAACAACCGCTTCGACCGGTTCAACGTCGGCAGCAATGGCCTGATCGTCAATAACAGCGTGAATGCGGCACAAACGCAGATTGGCGGCGGCGTGCAAGGCAATGCGCAACTGGGCGGCCGCAGCGCGGCTACCGTATTGATGCAGGTGACGTCGGGCGCTGCCTCGCAGTTGCTCGGCAAGACCGAGATTGCAGGCCAGGGCGCGAACTTCGTGCTCGCGAATCCCGCTGGCATTTCGTGTTCGGGCTGCGGCTTTCTGAACGCGCCGCGCGTGACGCTTTCCACCGGCACGCCGATCCTTAATGCGAACGGCGCGTTGACCGGTTTCGACGTCAAGCAGGGGCAGATTGCGATCAACGGCGCGGGTCTGTCCGCTTCGAACAGCGCGGTCGACCTGATCTCGCGTGCGATGACCATCAACGGACAGGTGCAAGCCGCGTCGATCGATGCAATCGCCGGTGCGAACCGCGTCGACTATCAAACGAAGCATGCCACTGCGCAGGACGGCATCGGTGAAAAGCCGGCCGTCGCGATCGACGTGCAGGCGCTCGGCAGCATGTACGGCAACGGCGCGGTGCGCCTGATCGGCACCGAAGCCGGCGTCGGTGTGCGCGACAACGGCAAGATCACGTCGTTGACCGGCGACATCAATGTGTCGGCGAACGGCGATGTGACGATCGGTGCGCCCGCGACGATGCAGGCGGCTGGCAATCTGTCGGTACGCGGCGCGAATGTCGCGAACGGGGGCACGCTGGACGCGGCCCGCGGGGTCGACGTGCGGGCCGACCGCGCGTTCGCGAACAGCGGCAGCATCAGCGGCGTCGAGGGTGTGGGCCTGACGGCCGGCACGGCTGTGACCAACGGCGGCCGGGTGGACGCGGGCAATCTGGTTGTCAACGGTGTGGAAAGCGTGGCCAACACCGGCACGCTGTCGGCGAGCGGCGACGCGCAGATTGCCGGTACGCGCGTGCTGCTCGACAACGGCAGCATCAAGGCGACTGGACCGCTGACGCTCAACGCGCAGACCGTGACGAACCAGCACGGCACGCTGGCTTCGGCGCGCGAGCTCAACGTGTTTGCCGACCGTGTCGACAATACGAACGGGGTGTTGTCTGCCGGTACGAACGCGTCGGTTCAGTCGAGCGATCGTTTCACCAACGCGAACGGCATGCTGACTGCGAATGGCAGCGTGGCTTTCAACGGCGGCACGCTCGACAATGCGAACGGAAAGATCGCCGCGACGCAAGGCATGATCAGCGCGTCCGCGACCAATGCGGTGCTGAACGCCGGCGGCAGCATGCAGGCCGGCGACGCGCTGCAGTTGGGCGCGGGCTCGGTGGACAACGCGCGCGGAACGATGTCGGCGGGTACGAAGGCCGTGCTGAACGCGTCGTTTGATTTGAACAACGCAGGCGGTTCGATCGAGGCGGGCGACACGCTGTTCGCGAACGTCGGCTCGCTGTCCAACGACCACGGCACGATGGTCGCGCCGCATGGCACGACGATCGTCACGCGCGATGCGGGCGGCCCGCTGCCGGCGCCGTACGATCCGAACGCGTCGGGCAACGCGGGCTGGGTGGACCCGTCGGTAAACGCCGGCTGGGTGGATCCGAACGCCGGTTCCGGCTGGCAAAACGATAATACGGCGCGCGATCCGAACGCTGGACAAACGTACCCTGCAGGCAACGGTGGGAATGCGGTTCAGATCGACGCCGCGTCTAACCCTGGCTGGGTCGATCCGAATAGCCCGCTGTAA
- a CDS encoding ABC transporter permease subunit, with translation MSTLGAIATWPARRFRLTGKTAVVAGPFIWLLLFFLVPFLLVVKISFADQQLGIPPYTQLTAFKEGVLNIALDFSHYAFLFQDSLYFATYLNSLLVAAVTTLICLLIGYPMAYYIARSNPATRNILMMLVMLPFWTSFLIRVYAWIGILKNNGLLNNFLMSIGLIHAPIELYHTNTGVYIGMVYSYLPFLVMPLYAHLVKMDLTLLEAAYDLGAKPWKAFWQITLPLSKNGIIAGCMLVFIPAVGEYVIPELLGGANTLMIGRVMWNEFFDNADWPMASAVTCAMVLLLLVPMALFQHSQAKALEEGRR, from the coding sequence ATGAGCACGCTCGGCGCTATCGCGACGTGGCCGGCGCGGCGCTTCCGGCTGACGGGGAAAACGGCAGTCGTGGCGGGCCCGTTTATCTGGCTGCTGCTGTTCTTTCTGGTGCCGTTTCTGCTGGTCGTGAAGATCAGCTTCGCGGACCAGCAGCTCGGCATTCCGCCTTATACACAGTTGACGGCGTTCAAGGAGGGCGTGCTCAATATCGCGCTCGACTTTTCGCACTACGCGTTTCTGTTTCAGGACAGCCTGTATTTCGCGACCTATCTGAATTCGCTGCTGGTCGCGGCGGTGACGACGCTGATCTGCCTGCTGATCGGTTATCCGATGGCGTATTACATTGCGCGCTCGAATCCGGCGACGCGCAACATCCTGATGATGCTGGTGATGCTGCCGTTCTGGACGTCGTTCCTGATTCGTGTCTACGCGTGGATCGGCATTCTGAAGAATAACGGGCTGCTGAACAATTTCCTGATGTCGATCGGGCTCATTCATGCGCCGATCGAGCTTTATCACACGAATACCGGCGTTTATATCGGCATGGTGTATTCGTATCTGCCGTTTCTCGTGATGCCGCTTTACGCGCATCTCGTGAAGATGGACCTGACGTTGCTCGAAGCTGCGTACGATCTCGGTGCCAAGCCGTGGAAGGCGTTCTGGCAGATCACGCTGCCGCTGTCGAAGAACGGCATTATCGCGGGCTGCATGCTCGTGTTTATTCCGGCGGTCGGCGAGTACGTGATTCCGGAACTGCTCGGCGGCGCGAATACGCTGATGATCGGCCGCGTGATGTGGAATGAGTTCTTCGACAATGCGGATTGGCCGATGGCGTCCGCGGTGACTTGCGCGATGGTGTTGCTGTTGCTCGTGCCGATGGCCTTGTTCCAGCACTCGCAGGCGAAAGCGTTGGAGGAAGGGCGCCGATGA
- a CDS encoding PspA/IM30 family protein — MSLFDSISRTLKGLLNDAADSVQDPSRDARQIVRELDESIAKAENSLIEIQAQVATQQSKRDVAADKAKKYEDGAKRALQGGDESLAREALAAQANAETERDALARELSTLEPSVDQLKQQIDDMRQRRNDLSARSNILQAKQQIAQAKDTAATALGGIGGKNLSEDFQRLEDKVALSNARSDARLNSADTKSGKALDDKLAELNRGPSVDDRLAALKKQLNTPAE, encoded by the coding sequence ATGTCGCTTTTCGACAGCATCTCGCGAACGCTCAAAGGTCTGCTGAACGACGCAGCCGATTCCGTGCAGGATCCGTCGCGGGATGCACGCCAGATTGTGCGCGAACTCGACGAGAGCATCGCGAAGGCCGAGAACTCGCTGATCGAGATTCAGGCTCAGGTCGCAACGCAGCAGAGCAAGCGCGACGTCGCGGCGGACAAGGCGAAGAAGTACGAAGATGGCGCGAAACGCGCGCTGCAGGGCGGCGACGAATCGCTCGCACGCGAGGCGCTTGCGGCGCAGGCCAACGCCGAAACCGAACGCGATGCGCTTGCGCGTGAACTGTCGACGCTCGAGCCGTCGGTCGATCAGTTGAAGCAGCAGATCGACGACATGCGTCAGCGCCGCAACGATCTCTCTGCGCGTTCGAACATCCTGCAGGCCAAGCAGCAAATCGCGCAGGCGAAAGATACGGCAGCGACGGCGCTCGGCGGTATCGGCGGCAAGAACCTGTCCGAAGATTTTCAGCGGCTCGAAGACAAGGTCGCGCTGTCGAATGCACGCTCCGACGCACGTTTGAATTCCGCCGACACGAAAAGCGGCAAGGCGCTCGACGACAAGCTCGCGGAACTGAACCGCGGACCGTCGGTCGACGATCGTCTCGCGGCGTTGAAGAAGCAGTTGAACACGCCCGCCGAGTGA